The Methylocaldum marinum genome includes the window CGTTGGACAGCGGGCTATTACGCCCGCGCTTTCGGCATGGCGGAACAGCCCTTCTGGCAGGCCCGCGCCAAGCCTTGGCAATTGCCATCCGATGGGGACGCATCGCCCTGGTGGGAACGGCTGCGGTTGGCGCTGGCCGAACCTGCCTCGGCGGAGAGTGTCGATGCGCCACCCCTCCCGCCCATTTCGGCATTGAATGATCCGGTCCACGCCTGGAACAGACCGGTGGCGCTTTGCCCAGAGTTACGCATCGTCCAGGTACCCTGCGTGATTGATGATTGTGTGCGGCGGGGGGCGGCGGTAGCCCATCCTGCTCTCGCGCACCCTGTGGCATTCCTGGCCGGGGTTGAGCTGGTGCCTCTGCTGGACGCTGTTCCCGTAGTGGGCAGCCTGGGGCAACTGGTCGGGCAATGGGCCGATACTGTGCCGCGTCAGGCGGCGGTTCGGATGGCGGGATGGCTTCTGCAACGGGGCGTGCTGCGGCTGGTATAAGGCTGGCCAACAGGCAATAAACAGAATCGTGCTCTGTTCGTCCGCCAACGCCGCCCCCGTGATTGTCTGTTTTCATCCACCTGGACATATCGAACGTTGTTCTCCAAAGCCGTCATCGGGTCGAAATATCCGGGTTAGCGCGCCACGCCAACCCAAACCGGGCGACCAAACGCCCAAATCGACTCCTCGCCCTCACCAGAGCATCCGCTCATGAACGCCAGGCGACCCAAGGCCACACCTCTTCAGCGCCCTGGGGAGCGGCTCGGCCCGGTCCTGTCCGAAGCCGACCGGCCAACGCCGTTCGCCACCGACTGTCCTCTGCGCTAACCTGGCCAATACACCGACGACGAGGCCGGGCCGCACTACAATACGTTCCGGTACTATGATCCCGAGATCGGGCGGTTCATCAGCCAGGACCCGATTGGACTGGCGGGCGGGTTCAATCTGTACCAGTATGCGCCGAATCCGGTCTCGTGGGTGGATCCGTGGGGTTTGGCACACCAGCCTGGCCACCTGTTAGACTGGCACTTGTTACGTCCATCAACAGGCCAATATATGGAAGGAGGTACGTTCAGCGGTTCTATCTCTCCACGTCCTGGACGTCTCACTTTCCAGCAGCAATTGGATGTTCATACAGAGTCGAAGCAGCAGGCTTTATTTTAACGGGGACAACGCTTCACTCCCTCGGCAAATCAAAACCTTTTACCCGAATTCGTAAGAATTGAACAGCTCTGACCCATTACCCACAAGTCCTTTGCCTATGGACGCCCGGCCAGTTGCGCCGATCCAAGTGCTTGATTTTCGACTTGCGCCAGCGGGCCATCGCCTTGAATCGGAACTTTGGCACGGCAGGCAACCCATTGATTCGAAAGCCGTAAAAAGCTGTGGGTAATGGGGTGGCCTTAAATCCGACTTCTAGTTTGATCGCCCGGGTCTCCTCACCACCGGCGCAGATGTGTGTAGTAAAGCCAAATTCTTGAACGATTACCCGCACCTCGACATAGAAAATCAGCTACCACCCGCTCTGCGGGTGGTAGCTGATTTTCTATGTCTACATTGTTTACAACTATTATTGCTTTTGGGCTTTGCAACATCATGACAGCACGGCCTTAACCTCAGCCAAGGTAATGACCAACGTCATGGCATCGACAGGAGACGGGTAGAAGCCGCACGACTCATAAAAAGCTTTCGCCTTGTCTGATATTGCATGGACTTGAACGGCTAAAATCCCGGCAATTTCAGCCGCCTGCAGGACACGCCGGAGGGCATCGTTCAGAAGGGCGCGGGCGCGGCCACGGCCTTTGCCCTGCCATTCGGCATGAACGGCCAAACGACCGATCACCATCACCGGAATCGGGTCCGGCATGTTGCGCCGAACTTTCCCCGGAGCCTGCTCCACGGACAAAGCGCCGGTGGCAAGGCAGTACCTCGCGCTGGTCGTTGCAAACAACATAGGTGCGTGAGGCACCGCTCCCCTGATTTTTCAGGGCGCGTTGCTTGAGCCAAAGATCAAGGACTGTTTCGCCCGAGCTGAAGGCGAGCACATCGTGCTCAGCGCTCAGCGGTTCGGGCGCACACAGCCGCCCTCCCCCCGCTTGCTTCATAACCGCGGCTCATTCCCAGGGCAGTTTCGTTGCCAGCAGCTGGCGCAGTTTCTCGTTGGTTGCGGGCGGTGCATCCAACAGCGCCGTGAATGCCTCGAACTGTTCTTCGCTTAAGGTGAAGTAGCGGCGCTCCAGTAAGACATTTTCCGCTTCCCGGCAAGCCGCTTCGAGCATGAAATCCGAACGATTCTTTCCCAAAGCATCCGCGGCCTTGTCGATGAGGTCGCGCTGGGTCGTCCGCGCACGGATGTTAATCATCACGTTGCGCGCTGAAGGGGGATGGTGTTCGCTGGGCATAAGAGGTAAGCCTCACTACATTAGACATTATCGGAAACCGGTATAATCGTATTTCACTGACTACAACACCGATTGAACCTGAACGATGCTTTGCTACGAAGATCTCAAGGGGAAACCCAAGACCTTGATGGCTATGACCAGCCTGAAGCCCTCCGAATTCGACGAGCTATTGGTCCACTTTACGGCCGCCTGGAAAGAAACGACCTGAATAGACGCCTCCAAGGGCGGGCGTCCTCCGGTGATCGCGACCATGACCGACCGGCTGTTGTTCATCCTGTTCTACCTGAAGACTTACCCCCTGAAAAACAACTTGGTGGGCGGCCTGGAGGACAGGCAAGTTAGCTGAATTTTGAGTCGGGCTATTTAAGGGCCGGATTAATAACCCGGTCAACTGGGCTGTTCCCGTGCTAATCCGAGCGGTTGCCGGGTCTCTGGGGCGTCCGCAGCAGAGGTATGCCAGGATGGGGTTACAACCGGCATTCGACAGCTTTCACCGCCGATGAAAGGCAGGTGCATGATAAATTCGCTACCTTTGCCCAACCCTTCGCTCCTGGCTTCGATTCTGCCATCGTGCAATTCGACGATTTTGTGCACGATGGCCAAGCCGAGTCCCAATCCACCTTCGGACCGATCGAGGGTGCGTTCGGCCTGGGTGAAAATCTCGAACAGGCGGGGCACAAGCGCCGGGAC containing:
- a CDS encoding GNAT family N-acetyltransferase, whose product is MPDPIPVMVIGRLAVHAEWQGKGRGRARALLNDALRRVLQAAEIAGILAVQVHAISDKAKAFYESCGFYPSPVDAMTLVITLAEVKAVLS
- a CDS encoding type II toxin-antitoxin system TacA family antitoxin, with the translated sequence MPSEHHPPSARNVMINIRARTTQRDLIDKAADALGKNRSDFMLEAACREAENVLLERRYFTLSEEQFEAFTALLDAPPATNEKLRQLLATKLPWE